The Sander vitreus isolate 19-12246 chromosome 5, sanVit1, whole genome shotgun sequence genome includes a region encoding these proteins:
- the git2a gene encoding ARF GTPase-activating protein GIT2a isoform X3 — MSKRLRNTELCADCNVPEPRWASVNRGVLICDECCSVHRSLGRHSSQVRHLIHTPWPPTQLQMVQMLYSNGANSIWEHSLLDPASVMSGKRKANPQDKLHPNKSEFIKAKYQMLAFVHRMPCREDDSSTAKDLSKQLHSSVRTGNLETCLRLLSLGAQANFFHPEKGNTPLHVAAKAGQVSQAELLTVYGADPGAPDSNGKTPIDHAREAGHHDLADRLVEIQYELTDRLAFYLCGRKPDHKNGQHFIVPQMADSSLDLSELAKAAKKKLQSLSNHLFEELAMDVYDEVDRRETDAVWLTTQNHSTLVTETTVVPFLPVNPEYSSTRNQGRQKLARFNAHEFATLVIDILSDAKRRQQGNSIASPKDNVEFILKSVAVRHCSDNQDNDQPDYDSVASDEDTDQELPTSKGDRTKSLDSDLSDGPVTVHEYMEVKNALSASEAKIQHLMKANNSLSDELRLMQKKASKLEMQSSMPESDYDNTFNDSEMDDSGLCRRGRLRSSGWLGESSSIPELNDLESDPTLPSTEDVIRKTEQITKNIQELLRAAQENKHDSFIPCSERIHVAVTEMAALFPKKPRSETVRGSLRLLTSSAYRLQSECRKALPSEGCPGPDMQLVTQQVIQCAYDIAKAAKQLVTITTKENTN, encoded by the exons ATGTCTAAACGCCTGCGAAACACTGAGCTCTGCGCGGATTGCAATGTTCCAG AACCTCGCTGGGCCTCGGTGAACAGGGGTGTGTTGATTTGCGATGAGTGCTGCAGTGTTCATCGAAGTCTGGGCAGACACAGCTCCCAAGTCCGCCACCTGATACACACACCATGGCCACCTACGCAGCTACAG ATGGTTCAGATGTTATACAGCAATGGTGCAAATTCAATATGGGAGCACTCTCTTCTGGACCCTGCATCTGTGATGAGTGGAAAACGCAAGGCCAACCCTCAGGACAAACTCCA CCCAAACAAATCAGAGTTTATAAAAGCCAAATATCAAATGCTGGCATTTGTTCATCGCATGCCTTGCCGGGAGGACGACAGCTCGACAGCCAAGGATTTAAGCAAG caaCTTCACTCAAGTGTACGCACCGGGAATCTCGAGACTTGTTTGAGGTTGCTATCCCTGGGAGCACAAGCAAATTTTTTTCACCCG GAAAAAGGAAACACTCCCTTGCATGTGGCTGCAAAGGCAGGACAAGTATCTCAGGCTGAACTATTAACTGTTTATGGAGCAGATCCTGGAGCCCCAGACAGCAATGGCAAGACTCCCATAGACCATGCAAg GGAAGCTGGCCACCATGACCTGGCAGATAGATTGGTGGAGATTCAGTATGAACTAACTGATCGACTGGCGTTCTACCTGTGTGGGAGAAAGCCAG ATCATAAAAACGGCCAGCACTTCATTGTTCCACAAATGGCCGACAG CAGTTTAGATTTATCAGAACTGGCCAAGGCAGCGAAGAAGAAACTGCAGTCT CTTAGTAATCATTTATTCGAGGAGCTGGCCATGGATGTGTACGATGAGGTGGACAGACGAGAGACTGATGCAG TTTGGTTGACTACACAGAATCACAGCACTCTGGTGACAGAGACGACTGTGGTGCCTTTCCTTCCTGTGAATCCCGAGTATTCATCAACACGAAACCAG GGACGACAGAAGCTGGCAAGATTTAATGCACATGAATTTGCAACTCTTGTGATTGACATATTAAGCGATGCTAAGCGCAGACAACAAGGGAATTCAATAGCCAGTCCCAAAG ATAATGTTGAATTTATCCTGAAGAGTGTGGCTGTCAGGCATTGCAGTGATAACCAGGACAACGACCAGCCTGACTACGACAGTGTGGCGTCTGACGAGGATACTGATCAAGAGCTCCCCACAAGCAAAGGAGATAGGACCAAG AGCCTGGACTCTGACCTCTCAGATGGCCCCGTTACTGTGCATGAATACATGGAGGTGAAAAACGCGCTCTCTGCCTCTGAGGCCAAGATCCAGCACCTCATGAAAGCCAACAACAGCCTGAGTGATGAGCTGAGGCTGATGCAGAAAAAG GCCTCAAAGTTAGAGATGCAAAGCAGCATGCCGGAAAGTGACTATGACAACACATTCAATGACTCTGAGATGGATGATTCGGG TTTGTGCAGGAGAGGGAGGCTGAGGAGCAGTGGCTGGCTGGGGGAGAGCAGCTCTATCCCGGAGCTGAATGATCTGGAGTCAGACCCCACGCTTCCCAGCACAGAAGACGTCATCCGCAAAACAGAGCAGATCACCAAGAATATCCAAGAGCTGTTGCGAGCTGCTCAGGAGAACAAACATGACAG CTTCATACCCTGTTCAGAAAGAATACATGTGGCTGTAACAGAAATGGCTGCCCTCTTTCCCAAG AAGCCACGCTCAGAGACTGTAAGAGGCTCGTTGCGCTTGTTGACCTCCAGTGCGTACCGGCTTCAGAGCGAGTGCAGGAAGGCGTTGCCTTCAGAGGGCTGCCCGGGACCGGACATGCAGCTGGTCACCCAGCAGGTCATCCAATGTGCTTATGACATCGCCAAGGCAGCCAAGCAGCTTGTCACCATCACTACAAAGGAGAATACTAACTAA
- the git2a gene encoding ARF GTPase-activating protein GIT2a isoform X4, giving the protein MSKRLRNTELCADCNVPEPRWASVNRGVLICDECCSVHRSLGRHSSQVRHLIHTPWPPTQLQMVQMLYSNGANSIWEHSLLDPASVMSGKRKANPQDKLHPNKSEFIKAKYQMLAFVHRMPCREDDSSTAKDLSKQLHSSVRTGNLETCLRLLSLGAQANFFHPEKGNTPLHVAAKAGQVSQAELLTVYGADPGAPDSNGKTPIDHAREAGHHDLADRLVEIQYELTDRLAFYLCGRKPDHKNGQHFIVPQMADSSLDLSELAKAAKKKLQSLSNHLFEELAMDVYDEVDRRETDAVWLTTQNHSTLVTETTVVPFLPVNPEYSSTRNQGRQKLARFNAHEFATLVIDILSDAKRRQQGNSIASPKDNVEFILKSVAVRHCSDNQDNDQPDYDSVASDEDTDQELPTSKGDRTKSLDSDLSDGPVTVHEYMEVKNALSASEAKIQHLMKANNSLSDELRLMQKKLQSLQSENTSLRRHVPTNIYQIPSGSDYPDPSSPSALKRRQSARASRPMSMYETGSGLKPYVPKGETPYPEEGIPTLQPFPPHTERGAFVTTSSSLPSFPSTLSWSKDESAQKASKLEMQSSMPESDYDNTFNDSEMDDSGLCRRGRLRSSGWLGESSSIPELNDLESDPTLPSTEDVIRKTEQITKNIQELLRAAQENKHDSFIPCSERIHVAVTEMAALFPKKPRSETVRGSLRLLTSSAYRLQSECRKALPSEGCPGPDMQLVTQQVIQCAYDIAKAAKQLVTITTKENTN; this is encoded by the exons ATGTCTAAACGCCTGCGAAACACTGAGCTCTGCGCGGATTGCAATGTTCCAG AACCTCGCTGGGCCTCGGTGAACAGGGGTGTGTTGATTTGCGATGAGTGCTGCAGTGTTCATCGAAGTCTGGGCAGACACAGCTCCCAAGTCCGCCACCTGATACACACACCATGGCCACCTACGCAGCTACAG ATGGTTCAGATGTTATACAGCAATGGTGCAAATTCAATATGGGAGCACTCTCTTCTGGACCCTGCATCTGTGATGAGTGGAAAACGCAAGGCCAACCCTCAGGACAAACTCCA CCCAAACAAATCAGAGTTTATAAAAGCCAAATATCAAATGCTGGCATTTGTTCATCGCATGCCTTGCCGGGAGGACGACAGCTCGACAGCCAAGGATTTAAGCAAG caaCTTCACTCAAGTGTACGCACCGGGAATCTCGAGACTTGTTTGAGGTTGCTATCCCTGGGAGCACAAGCAAATTTTTTTCACCCG GAAAAAGGAAACACTCCCTTGCATGTGGCTGCAAAGGCAGGACAAGTATCTCAGGCTGAACTATTAACTGTTTATGGAGCAGATCCTGGAGCCCCAGACAGCAATGGCAAGACTCCCATAGACCATGCAAg GGAAGCTGGCCACCATGACCTGGCAGATAGATTGGTGGAGATTCAGTATGAACTAACTGATCGACTGGCGTTCTACCTGTGTGGGAGAAAGCCAG ATCATAAAAACGGCCAGCACTTCATTGTTCCACAAATGGCCGACAG CAGTTTAGATTTATCAGAACTGGCCAAGGCAGCGAAGAAGAAACTGCAGTCT CTTAGTAATCATTTATTCGAGGAGCTGGCCATGGATGTGTACGATGAGGTGGACAGACGAGAGACTGATGCAG TTTGGTTGACTACACAGAATCACAGCACTCTGGTGACAGAGACGACTGTGGTGCCTTTCCTTCCTGTGAATCCCGAGTATTCATCAACACGAAACCAG GGACGACAGAAGCTGGCAAGATTTAATGCACATGAATTTGCAACTCTTGTGATTGACATATTAAGCGATGCTAAGCGCAGACAACAAGGGAATTCAATAGCCAGTCCCAAAG ATAATGTTGAATTTATCCTGAAGAGTGTGGCTGTCAGGCATTGCAGTGATAACCAGGACAACGACCAGCCTGACTACGACAGTGTGGCGTCTGACGAGGATACTGATCAAGAGCTCCCCACAAGCAAAGGAGATAGGACCAAG AGCCTGGACTCTGACCTCTCAGATGGCCCCGTTACTGTGCATGAATACATGGAGGTGAAAAACGCGCTCTCTGCCTCTGAGGCCAAGATCCAGCACCTCATGAAAGCCAACAACAGCCTGAGTGATGAGCTGAGGCTGATGCAGAAAAAG CTGCAATCTCTGCAAAGCGAGAACACCTCTCTCAGGCGGCACGTCCCAACCAATATCTATCAGATCCCCAGCGGTTCAGACTACCCCGACCCCTCCAGTCCCTCAGCCCTGAAACGCCGGCAGTCTGCGCGGGCCAGTCGGCCCATGTCTATGTATGAGACCGGCTCAGGCCTGAAGCCCTATGTCCCTAAAGGGGAAACTCCCTACCCAGAGGAGGGTATCCCCACCCTGCAACCCTTCCCACCTCAT ACGGAAAGGGGCGCTTTTGTGACCACCTCTTCATCCCTCCCCTCATTTCCATCCACCCTGTCTTGGTCGAAGGATGAAAGTGCTCAAAAG GCCTCAAAGTTAGAGATGCAAAGCAGCATGCCGGAAAGTGACTATGACAACACATTCAATGACTCTGAGATGGATGATTCGGG TTTGTGCAGGAGAGGGAGGCTGAGGAGCAGTGGCTGGCTGGGGGAGAGCAGCTCTATCCCGGAGCTGAATGATCTGGAGTCAGACCCCACGCTTCCCAGCACAGAAGACGTCATCCGCAAAACAGAGCAGATCACCAAGAATATCCAAGAGCTGTTGCGAGCTGCTCAGGAGAACAAACATGACAG CTTCATACCCTGTTCAGAAAGAATACATGTGGCTGTAACAGAAATGGCTGCCCTCTTTCCCAAG AAGCCACGCTCAGAGACTGTAAGAGGCTCGTTGCGCTTGTTGACCTCCAGTGCGTACCGGCTTCAGAGCGAGTGCAGGAAGGCGTTGCCTTCAGAGGGCTGCCCGGGACCGGACATGCAGCTGGTCACCCAGCAGGTCATCCAATGTGCTTATGACATCGCCAAGGCAGCCAAGCAGCTTGTCACCATCACTACAAAGGAGAATACTAACTAA
- the git2a gene encoding ARF GTPase-activating protein GIT2a isoform X1 has product MSKRLRNTELCADCNVPEPRWASVNRGVLICDECCSVHRSLGRHSSQVRHLIHTPWPPTQLQMVQMLYSNGANSIWEHSLLDPASVMSGKRKANPQDKLHPNKSEFIKAKYQMLAFVHRMPCREDDSSTAKDLSKQLHSSVRTGNLETCLRLLSLGAQANFFHPEKGNTPLHVAAKAGQVSQAELLTVYGADPGAPDSNGKTPIDHAREAGHHDLADRLVEIQYELTDRLAFYLCGRKPDHKNGQHFIVPQMADSSLDLSELAKAAKKKLQSLSNHLFEELAMDVYDEVDRRETDAVWLTTQNHSTLVTETTVVPFLPVNPEYSSTRNQGRQKLARFNAHEFATLVIDILSDAKRRQQGNSIASPKDNVEFILKSVAVRHCSDNQDNDQPDYDSVASDEDTDQELPTSKGDRTKSLDSDLSDGPVTVHEYMEVKNALSASEAKIQHLMKANNSLSDELRLMQKKTERGAFVTTSSSLPSFPSTLSWSKDESAQKASKLEMQSSMPESDYDNTFNDSEMDDSGLCRRGRLRSSGWLGESSSIPELNDLESDPTLPSTEDVIRKTEQITKNIQELLRAAQENKHDSFIPCSERIHVAVTEMAALFPKKPRSETVRGSLRLLTSSAYRLQSECRKALPSEGCPGPDMQLVTQQVIQCAYDIAKAAKQLVTITTKENTN; this is encoded by the exons ATGTCTAAACGCCTGCGAAACACTGAGCTCTGCGCGGATTGCAATGTTCCAG AACCTCGCTGGGCCTCGGTGAACAGGGGTGTGTTGATTTGCGATGAGTGCTGCAGTGTTCATCGAAGTCTGGGCAGACACAGCTCCCAAGTCCGCCACCTGATACACACACCATGGCCACCTACGCAGCTACAG ATGGTTCAGATGTTATACAGCAATGGTGCAAATTCAATATGGGAGCACTCTCTTCTGGACCCTGCATCTGTGATGAGTGGAAAACGCAAGGCCAACCCTCAGGACAAACTCCA CCCAAACAAATCAGAGTTTATAAAAGCCAAATATCAAATGCTGGCATTTGTTCATCGCATGCCTTGCCGGGAGGACGACAGCTCGACAGCCAAGGATTTAAGCAAG caaCTTCACTCAAGTGTACGCACCGGGAATCTCGAGACTTGTTTGAGGTTGCTATCCCTGGGAGCACAAGCAAATTTTTTTCACCCG GAAAAAGGAAACACTCCCTTGCATGTGGCTGCAAAGGCAGGACAAGTATCTCAGGCTGAACTATTAACTGTTTATGGAGCAGATCCTGGAGCCCCAGACAGCAATGGCAAGACTCCCATAGACCATGCAAg GGAAGCTGGCCACCATGACCTGGCAGATAGATTGGTGGAGATTCAGTATGAACTAACTGATCGACTGGCGTTCTACCTGTGTGGGAGAAAGCCAG ATCATAAAAACGGCCAGCACTTCATTGTTCCACAAATGGCCGACAG CAGTTTAGATTTATCAGAACTGGCCAAGGCAGCGAAGAAGAAACTGCAGTCT CTTAGTAATCATTTATTCGAGGAGCTGGCCATGGATGTGTACGATGAGGTGGACAGACGAGAGACTGATGCAG TTTGGTTGACTACACAGAATCACAGCACTCTGGTGACAGAGACGACTGTGGTGCCTTTCCTTCCTGTGAATCCCGAGTATTCATCAACACGAAACCAG GGACGACAGAAGCTGGCAAGATTTAATGCACATGAATTTGCAACTCTTGTGATTGACATATTAAGCGATGCTAAGCGCAGACAACAAGGGAATTCAATAGCCAGTCCCAAAG ATAATGTTGAATTTATCCTGAAGAGTGTGGCTGTCAGGCATTGCAGTGATAACCAGGACAACGACCAGCCTGACTACGACAGTGTGGCGTCTGACGAGGATACTGATCAAGAGCTCCCCACAAGCAAAGGAGATAGGACCAAG AGCCTGGACTCTGACCTCTCAGATGGCCCCGTTACTGTGCATGAATACATGGAGGTGAAAAACGCGCTCTCTGCCTCTGAGGCCAAGATCCAGCACCTCATGAAAGCCAACAACAGCCTGAGTGATGAGCTGAGGCTGATGCAGAAAAAG ACGGAAAGGGGCGCTTTTGTGACCACCTCTTCATCCCTCCCCTCATTTCCATCCACCCTGTCTTGGTCGAAGGATGAAAGTGCTCAAAAG GCCTCAAAGTTAGAGATGCAAAGCAGCATGCCGGAAAGTGACTATGACAACACATTCAATGACTCTGAGATGGATGATTCGGG TTTGTGCAGGAGAGGGAGGCTGAGGAGCAGTGGCTGGCTGGGGGAGAGCAGCTCTATCCCGGAGCTGAATGATCTGGAGTCAGACCCCACGCTTCCCAGCACAGAAGACGTCATCCGCAAAACAGAGCAGATCACCAAGAATATCCAAGAGCTGTTGCGAGCTGCTCAGGAGAACAAACATGACAG CTTCATACCCTGTTCAGAAAGAATACATGTGGCTGTAACAGAAATGGCTGCCCTCTTTCCCAAG AAGCCACGCTCAGAGACTGTAAGAGGCTCGTTGCGCTTGTTGACCTCCAGTGCGTACCGGCTTCAGAGCGAGTGCAGGAAGGCGTTGCCTTCAGAGGGCTGCCCGGGACCGGACATGCAGCTGGTCACCCAGCAGGTCATCCAATGTGCTTATGACATCGCCAAGGCAGCCAAGCAGCTTGTCACCATCACTACAAAGGAGAATACTAACTAA
- the git2a gene encoding ARF GTPase-activating protein GIT2a isoform X2, with protein sequence MSKRLRNTELCADCNVPEPRWASVNRGVLICDECCSVHRSLGRHSSQVRHLIHTPWPPTQLQMVQMLYSNGANSIWEHSLLDPASVMSGKRKANPQDKLHPNKSEFIKAKYQMLAFVHRMPCREDDSSTAKDLSKQLHSSVRTGNLETCLRLLSLGAQANFFHPEKGNTPLHVAAKAGQVSQAELLTVYGADPGAPDSNGKTPIDHAREAGHHDLADRLVEIQYELTDRLAFYLCGRKPDHKNGQHFIVPQMADSLDLSELAKAAKKKLQSLSNHLFEELAMDVYDEVDRRETDAVWLTTQNHSTLVTETTVVPFLPVNPEYSSTRNQGRQKLARFNAHEFATLVIDILSDAKRRQQGNSIASPKDNVEFILKSVAVRHCSDNQDNDQPDYDSVASDEDTDQELPTSKGDRTKSLDSDLSDGPVTVHEYMEVKNALSASEAKIQHLMKANNSLSDELRLMQKKTERGAFVTTSSSLPSFPSTLSWSKDESAQKASKLEMQSSMPESDYDNTFNDSEMDDSGLCRRGRLRSSGWLGESSSIPELNDLESDPTLPSTEDVIRKTEQITKNIQELLRAAQENKHDSFIPCSERIHVAVTEMAALFPKKPRSETVRGSLRLLTSSAYRLQSECRKALPSEGCPGPDMQLVTQQVIQCAYDIAKAAKQLVTITTKENTN encoded by the exons ATGTCTAAACGCCTGCGAAACACTGAGCTCTGCGCGGATTGCAATGTTCCAG AACCTCGCTGGGCCTCGGTGAACAGGGGTGTGTTGATTTGCGATGAGTGCTGCAGTGTTCATCGAAGTCTGGGCAGACACAGCTCCCAAGTCCGCCACCTGATACACACACCATGGCCACCTACGCAGCTACAG ATGGTTCAGATGTTATACAGCAATGGTGCAAATTCAATATGGGAGCACTCTCTTCTGGACCCTGCATCTGTGATGAGTGGAAAACGCAAGGCCAACCCTCAGGACAAACTCCA CCCAAACAAATCAGAGTTTATAAAAGCCAAATATCAAATGCTGGCATTTGTTCATCGCATGCCTTGCCGGGAGGACGACAGCTCGACAGCCAAGGATTTAAGCAAG caaCTTCACTCAAGTGTACGCACCGGGAATCTCGAGACTTGTTTGAGGTTGCTATCCCTGGGAGCACAAGCAAATTTTTTTCACCCG GAAAAAGGAAACACTCCCTTGCATGTGGCTGCAAAGGCAGGACAAGTATCTCAGGCTGAACTATTAACTGTTTATGGAGCAGATCCTGGAGCCCCAGACAGCAATGGCAAGACTCCCATAGACCATGCAAg GGAAGCTGGCCACCATGACCTGGCAGATAGATTGGTGGAGATTCAGTATGAACTAACTGATCGACTGGCGTTCTACCTGTGTGGGAGAAAGCCAG ATCATAAAAACGGCCAGCACTTCATTGTTCCACAAATGGCCGACAG TTTAGATTTATCAGAACTGGCCAAGGCAGCGAAGAAGAAACTGCAGTCT CTTAGTAATCATTTATTCGAGGAGCTGGCCATGGATGTGTACGATGAGGTGGACAGACGAGAGACTGATGCAG TTTGGTTGACTACACAGAATCACAGCACTCTGGTGACAGAGACGACTGTGGTGCCTTTCCTTCCTGTGAATCCCGAGTATTCATCAACACGAAACCAG GGACGACAGAAGCTGGCAAGATTTAATGCACATGAATTTGCAACTCTTGTGATTGACATATTAAGCGATGCTAAGCGCAGACAACAAGGGAATTCAATAGCCAGTCCCAAAG ATAATGTTGAATTTATCCTGAAGAGTGTGGCTGTCAGGCATTGCAGTGATAACCAGGACAACGACCAGCCTGACTACGACAGTGTGGCGTCTGACGAGGATACTGATCAAGAGCTCCCCACAAGCAAAGGAGATAGGACCAAG AGCCTGGACTCTGACCTCTCAGATGGCCCCGTTACTGTGCATGAATACATGGAGGTGAAAAACGCGCTCTCTGCCTCTGAGGCCAAGATCCAGCACCTCATGAAAGCCAACAACAGCCTGAGTGATGAGCTGAGGCTGATGCAGAAAAAG ACGGAAAGGGGCGCTTTTGTGACCACCTCTTCATCCCTCCCCTCATTTCCATCCACCCTGTCTTGGTCGAAGGATGAAAGTGCTCAAAAG GCCTCAAAGTTAGAGATGCAAAGCAGCATGCCGGAAAGTGACTATGACAACACATTCAATGACTCTGAGATGGATGATTCGGG TTTGTGCAGGAGAGGGAGGCTGAGGAGCAGTGGCTGGCTGGGGGAGAGCAGCTCTATCCCGGAGCTGAATGATCTGGAGTCAGACCCCACGCTTCCCAGCACAGAAGACGTCATCCGCAAAACAGAGCAGATCACCAAGAATATCCAAGAGCTGTTGCGAGCTGCTCAGGAGAACAAACATGACAG CTTCATACCCTGTTCAGAAAGAATACATGTGGCTGTAACAGAAATGGCTGCCCTCTTTCCCAAG AAGCCACGCTCAGAGACTGTAAGAGGCTCGTTGCGCTTGTTGACCTCCAGTGCGTACCGGCTTCAGAGCGAGTGCAGGAAGGCGTTGCCTTCAGAGGGCTGCCCGGGACCGGACATGCAGCTGGTCACCCAGCAGGTCATCCAATGTGCTTATGACATCGCCAAGGCAGCCAAGCAGCTTGTCACCATCACTACAAAGGAGAATACTAACTAA
- the git2a gene encoding ARF GTPase-activating protein GIT2a isoform X5 codes for MSKRLRNTELCADCNVPEPRWASVNRGVLICDECCSVHRSLGRHSSQVRHLIHTPWPPTQLQMVQMLYSNGANSIWEHSLLDPASVMSGKRKANPQDKLHPNKSEFIKAKYQMLAFVHRMPCREDDSSTAKDLSKQLHSSVRTGNLETCLRLLSLGAQANFFHPEKGNTPLHVAAKAGQVSQAELLTVYGADPGAPDSNGKTPIDHAREAGHHDLADRLVEIQYELTDRLAFYLCGRKPDHKNGQHFIVPQMADSLDLSELAKAAKKKLQSLSNHLFEELAMDVYDEVDRRETDAVWLTTQNHSTLVTETTVVPFLPVNPEYSSTRNQGRQKLARFNAHEFATLVIDILSDAKRRQQGNSIASPKDNVEFILKSVAVRHCSDNQDNDQPDYDSVASDEDTDQELPTSKGDRTKLQSLQSENTSLRRHVPTNIYQIPSGSDYPDPSSPSALKRRQSARASRPMSMYETGSGLKPYVPKGETPYPEEGIPTLQPFPPHTERGAFVTTSSSLPSFPSTLSWSKDESAQKASKLEMQSSMPESDYDNTFNDSEMDDSGLCRRGRLRSSGWLGESSSIPELNDLESDPTLPSTEDVIRKTEQITKNIQELLRAAQENKHDSFIPCSERIHVAVTEMAALFPKKPRSETVRGSLRLLTSSAYRLQSECRKALPSEGCPGPDMQLVTQQVIQCAYDIAKAAKQLVTITTKENTN; via the exons ATGTCTAAACGCCTGCGAAACACTGAGCTCTGCGCGGATTGCAATGTTCCAG AACCTCGCTGGGCCTCGGTGAACAGGGGTGTGTTGATTTGCGATGAGTGCTGCAGTGTTCATCGAAGTCTGGGCAGACACAGCTCCCAAGTCCGCCACCTGATACACACACCATGGCCACCTACGCAGCTACAG ATGGTTCAGATGTTATACAGCAATGGTGCAAATTCAATATGGGAGCACTCTCTTCTGGACCCTGCATCTGTGATGAGTGGAAAACGCAAGGCCAACCCTCAGGACAAACTCCA CCCAAACAAATCAGAGTTTATAAAAGCCAAATATCAAATGCTGGCATTTGTTCATCGCATGCCTTGCCGGGAGGACGACAGCTCGACAGCCAAGGATTTAAGCAAG caaCTTCACTCAAGTGTACGCACCGGGAATCTCGAGACTTGTTTGAGGTTGCTATCCCTGGGAGCACAAGCAAATTTTTTTCACCCG GAAAAAGGAAACACTCCCTTGCATGTGGCTGCAAAGGCAGGACAAGTATCTCAGGCTGAACTATTAACTGTTTATGGAGCAGATCCTGGAGCCCCAGACAGCAATGGCAAGACTCCCATAGACCATGCAAg GGAAGCTGGCCACCATGACCTGGCAGATAGATTGGTGGAGATTCAGTATGAACTAACTGATCGACTGGCGTTCTACCTGTGTGGGAGAAAGCCAG ATCATAAAAACGGCCAGCACTTCATTGTTCCACAAATGGCCGACAG TTTAGATTTATCAGAACTGGCCAAGGCAGCGAAGAAGAAACTGCAGTCT CTTAGTAATCATTTATTCGAGGAGCTGGCCATGGATGTGTACGATGAGGTGGACAGACGAGAGACTGATGCAG TTTGGTTGACTACACAGAATCACAGCACTCTGGTGACAGAGACGACTGTGGTGCCTTTCCTTCCTGTGAATCCCGAGTATTCATCAACACGAAACCAG GGACGACAGAAGCTGGCAAGATTTAATGCACATGAATTTGCAACTCTTGTGATTGACATATTAAGCGATGCTAAGCGCAGACAACAAGGGAATTCAATAGCCAGTCCCAAAG ATAATGTTGAATTTATCCTGAAGAGTGTGGCTGTCAGGCATTGCAGTGATAACCAGGACAACGACCAGCCTGACTACGACAGTGTGGCGTCTGACGAGGATACTGATCAAGAGCTCCCCACAAGCAAAGGAGATAGGACCAAG CTGCAATCTCTGCAAAGCGAGAACACCTCTCTCAGGCGGCACGTCCCAACCAATATCTATCAGATCCCCAGCGGTTCAGACTACCCCGACCCCTCCAGTCCCTCAGCCCTGAAACGCCGGCAGTCTGCGCGGGCCAGTCGGCCCATGTCTATGTATGAGACCGGCTCAGGCCTGAAGCCCTATGTCCCTAAAGGGGAAACTCCCTACCCAGAGGAGGGTATCCCCACCCTGCAACCCTTCCCACCTCAT ACGGAAAGGGGCGCTTTTGTGACCACCTCTTCATCCCTCCCCTCATTTCCATCCACCCTGTCTTGGTCGAAGGATGAAAGTGCTCAAAAG GCCTCAAAGTTAGAGATGCAAAGCAGCATGCCGGAAAGTGACTATGACAACACATTCAATGACTCTGAGATGGATGATTCGGG TTTGTGCAGGAGAGGGAGGCTGAGGAGCAGTGGCTGGCTGGGGGAGAGCAGCTCTATCCCGGAGCTGAATGATCTGGAGTCAGACCCCACGCTTCCCAGCACAGAAGACGTCATCCGCAAAACAGAGCAGATCACCAAGAATATCCAAGAGCTGTTGCGAGCTGCTCAGGAGAACAAACATGACAG CTTCATACCCTGTTCAGAAAGAATACATGTGGCTGTAACAGAAATGGCTGCCCTCTTTCCCAAG AAGCCACGCTCAGAGACTGTAAGAGGCTCGTTGCGCTTGTTGACCTCCAGTGCGTACCGGCTTCAGAGCGAGTGCAGGAAGGCGTTGCCTTCAGAGGGCTGCCCGGGACCGGACATGCAGCTGGTCACCCAGCAGGTCATCCAATGTGCTTATGACATCGCCAAGGCAGCCAAGCAGCTTGTCACCATCACTACAAAGGAGAATACTAACTAA